A DNA window from Haloactinospora alba contains the following coding sequences:
- a CDS encoding GNAT family N-acetyltransferase, translating to MNTPTETMPNVVLETRRLVLRAFTSADADDVHRAASDPVVQRWLPLPAPGEPYTRAEAQRWCTEGAAHARASGDGQVWAAVRRDSGRFVGSFALTRTMWRARTTELGYWVAPWAQGDGLASESTVAVSRWALDQGFQRVELKAATGNTASRRVAEKAGFTHEGTERNAMPLHQGRTDLAVYGLIPADLE from the coding sequence ATGAACACCCCCACGGAAACCATGCCCAATGTCGTACTGGAAACCCGGCGTCTGGTACTGCGCGCGTTCACCAGCGCCGACGCCGACGATGTCCACCGGGCCGCGTCCGACCCCGTGGTCCAGCGCTGGCTCCCCCTCCCGGCCCCGGGAGAGCCCTACACCCGCGCCGAGGCTCAGCGGTGGTGCACGGAGGGGGCGGCCCACGCGCGGGCGTCCGGCGACGGCCAGGTGTGGGCGGCCGTGCGGCGCGACAGCGGACGGTTCGTCGGGTCGTTCGCGTTGACCCGCACCATGTGGCGGGCGCGCACCACCGAGCTCGGCTACTGGGTCGCGCCGTGGGCCCAGGGTGACGGTCTGGCCTCCGAGAGCACCGTGGCCGTCTCCCGGTGGGCGCTGGACCAGGGGTTCCAGCGGGTGGAGCTGAAGGCCGCCACCGGCAACACGGCCTCGCGCCGCGTCGCCGAGAAGGCGGGCTTCACCCACGAGGGCACGGAACGCAACGCGATGCCGCTGCACCAGGGACGCACCGACCTCGCGGTCTACGGGCTCATCCCCGCCGACCTGGAGTGA
- the cobO gene encoding cob(I)yrinic acid a,c-diamide adenosyltransferase, producing MPKGQPEHVPEDGLTTRQRRHRPLVMVHTGPGKGKSTAAFGLATRGWSQGWDIGVFQFVKSAKWRIGEEKALRTLGESDEGGTVSWNKMGEGWSWIQRSGTEQDHAADAAEGWAQIKRDLAAETYRLYVLDEFTYPMKWGWVDVDDVVRTLRERPGTQHVVITGRDADERLREAADLVTEMGKEKHPMDAGQKGQRGIEW from the coding sequence ATGCCGAAAGGGCAACCCGAGCACGTTCCCGAGGACGGTCTGACGACCCGCCAACGCCGCCACCGGCCGTTGGTGATGGTGCACACCGGGCCGGGCAAGGGGAAGTCCACCGCGGCGTTCGGCCTGGCCACACGCGGGTGGTCGCAGGGCTGGGACATCGGGGTGTTCCAGTTCGTGAAGTCCGCCAAGTGGCGCATCGGCGAGGAGAAAGCCCTGCGGACCCTGGGGGAGTCCGACGAGGGCGGAACGGTGAGCTGGAACAAGATGGGCGAGGGCTGGTCCTGGATCCAGCGTTCCGGTACCGAGCAGGACCACGCCGCCGACGCCGCCGAGGGGTGGGCGCAGATCAAACGCGACCTTGCGGCGGAGACCTACCGGCTGTACGTCCTGGACGAGTTCACCTACCCCATGAAGTGGGGGTGGGTGGACGTGGACGACGTGGTGCGCACTCTGCGGGAGCGCCCCGGGACGCAGCACGTCGTCATCACCGGCCGGGACGCCGACGAGCGGCTGCGTGAGGCCGCCGACCTGGTCACCGAGATGGGCAAGGAGAAACATCCCATGGACGCCGGCCAGAAGGGTCAGCGCGGTATCGAGTGGTGA
- a CDS encoding putative cobaltochelatase, producing MPAKARYPFSAVVGMDDMKLALLINAVSPSVGGVLVRGEKGTAKSTVVRALAALLPDLNVVSGCRFSCDPTEPDPECPDGPHGADAVPEERAAELVELPVGASEDRLVGSLDIERALTEGVTAFEPGLLAAAHRGLLYVDEVNLLHDHLVDLLLDAAAMGTSHVEREGVSVRHAARFLLVGTMNPEEGELRPQLLDRFGLTVEAAATHEPEQRAEVVRRRLAFEADPEGFAAGYAAQEAELAQRITAARKRLPDVVFTDSALRQVTAVCAAFEVDGLRADIVTSRAAMALAAWRDHAEVTSDDVRDAARLALPHRRRRDPFDAPDLDEDRLQEALDQAGDADPKGSEDTPGDSGGPTDEESQSTGSGEAQPQDAEPEPDGGSGPSEPAADGSGGQDDTQPPSGPQAGSGGAQQQENEAGQSDDNPEQGQGNAPTDASSEAGETYRPRLFSVSGVGSGTPGRRSRAETPYGRTSGSRAPSRRVGSLHLTATLRAAAPHQHTRGRSGNGLLLRRRDLRESVREGREGNLVLFCVDASGSMGARQRMRAVKGAVLSLLLDAYQRRDKVGLVTFRGREAEVALPPTSSVEAGARRLRELRTGGRTPLAAGLLRASDVLRVEQLRDPRRRPLLITVTDGRATHGSLDDALRAGAWIGTQGAQSVVVDCESGAVRLGLAQRLASEMGGTAVRLEELGAEALSGLVQHTRQAA from the coding sequence GTGCCTGCGAAAGCCCGATACCCGTTCAGCGCGGTCGTCGGTATGGACGACATGAAACTGGCGCTGCTGATCAACGCCGTGTCCCCGTCGGTCGGCGGGGTCCTCGTACGCGGGGAGAAGGGAACCGCGAAGTCGACCGTGGTGCGCGCCCTCGCGGCGCTGCTGCCCGACCTGAACGTCGTCTCCGGATGCCGTTTCAGCTGTGACCCGACCGAACCCGACCCCGAGTGCCCCGACGGTCCGCACGGTGCGGACGCTGTCCCGGAGGAACGCGCCGCCGAGCTCGTGGAACTGCCCGTCGGCGCCAGTGAGGACCGCCTCGTCGGGTCGTTGGACATCGAACGGGCCCTCACCGAGGGCGTCACGGCGTTCGAACCCGGCCTGCTGGCCGCCGCCCACCGCGGTCTGCTGTACGTGGACGAGGTCAACCTGCTGCACGACCACCTCGTCGACCTGCTGCTGGACGCCGCCGCCATGGGAACCTCGCACGTGGAGCGGGAGGGCGTCTCCGTTCGGCACGCCGCCCGGTTCCTGCTGGTGGGCACCATGAACCCGGAGGAGGGGGAACTCCGCCCCCAGCTCCTCGACCGCTTCGGGCTGACGGTCGAGGCGGCGGCCACCCACGAACCGGAACAGCGGGCCGAGGTGGTGCGCCGCCGGCTCGCGTTCGAGGCCGACCCCGAGGGGTTCGCCGCCGGTTACGCCGCCCAGGAGGCGGAGCTGGCCCAGCGCATCACGGCGGCGCGCAAGCGGCTGCCGGACGTGGTGTTCACCGACTCCGCCCTGCGCCAGGTGACCGCGGTGTGCGCGGCCTTCGAGGTGGACGGGCTGCGCGCGGACATCGTCACCTCCCGTGCCGCCATGGCACTGGCGGCCTGGCGGGACCACGCCGAGGTCACCTCGGACGACGTGCGCGACGCGGCCCGGTTGGCGCTGCCGCACCGGCGCAGACGGGACCCGTTCGACGCTCCCGACCTCGACGAGGACCGGCTGCAGGAGGCGCTCGACCAGGCGGGTGATGCGGACCCAAAAGGCAGTGAGGACACCCCGGGCGACTCGGGGGGTCCCACCGACGAGGAGTCACAGAGCACCGGTTCCGGTGAGGCGCAACCGCAGGACGCCGAACCCGAACCCGACGGCGGTTCCGGGCCGTCCGAGCCCGCCGCCGACGGTTCCGGCGGTCAGGACGACACACAGCCGCCCTCCGGCCCGCAGGCCGGAAGCGGCGGCGCCCAGCAGCAGGAGAACGAGGCGGGACAGTCGGACGACAACCCGGAGCAGGGCCAGGGAAACGCCCCCACGGACGCCTCCTCGGAGGCGGGGGAGACCTACCGGCCGCGCCTGTTCAGCGTCTCCGGGGTGGGGTCCGGAACCCCCGGCCGTCGCTCCCGCGCCGAAACGCCCTACGGCCGCACCTCCGGATCGCGCGCCCCCTCGCGCAGGGTGGGTTCCCTGCACCTGACGGCGACCCTGCGGGCCGCCGCGCCGCACCAGCACACGCGCGGCCGCAGCGGCAACGGACTGCTGCTGCGGCGCCGCGACCTCCGCGAGTCCGTCCGCGAGGGGCGCGAGGGAAACCTCGTGCTGTTCTGTGTGGACGCGAGCGGCTCCATGGGGGCGCGGCAGCGTATGCGCGCGGTCAAGGGGGCGGTGCTCAGCCTGCTGCTCGACGCCTACCAGCGGCGGGACAAAGTGGGGCTGGTCACGTTCCGGGGGCGGGAGGCCGAGGTCGCGCTTCCCCCCACCTCGTCGGTGGAGGCCGGCGCGCGTCGGCTGCGCGAACTGCGCACCGGCGGGCGCACGCCACTGGCGGCCGGACTGCTGCGGGCGAGCGACGTGCTGCGGGTGGAACAGCTACGCGACCCGCGCCGACGCCCGCTGCTGATCACGGTCACCGACGGCCGCGCCACCCACGGCAGTCTCGACGACGCGCTGCGCGCCGGAGCGTGGATCGGCACCCAGGGGGCGCAGAGCGTGGTCGTGGACTGCGAGTCGGGCGCGGTCCGGCTGGGACTCGCACAGCGGCTGGCGTCCGAGATGGGCGGGACCGCCGTGCGACTGGAGGAACTCGGAGCGGAAGCGCTCAGCGGCCTGGTGCAGCACACCCGCCAGGCGGCCTGA
- a CDS encoding GNAT family N-acetyltransferase, with translation MARWPSPAAVEETVVGFQALGARTRRLPASRCLRNSHAPSAGECNLVTHITETTPAGLARELAEAGTWLGDRDSRIQVGPASAAAEPALLLAGWRYRSTELALVLTGPAPPLPPASVTLTAAATRDDWEQLGRLLRMDHEEEAATEGRVPVPPAHTRQKLASLRAKAPAARYWIARSAGTPCGFVASWPGHGDMGMVEDLFVHPDHRRRGIATRMLGHAVADARNRAGTPPEGPFPVLIRAAADDEPKHLYHRLGFEPAAVLRSYQGPTGDGPATAE, from the coding sequence ATGGCTCGATGGCCGTCACCGGCAGCGGTGGAGGAGACAGTGGTCGGGTTCCAGGCGCTCGGCGCCCGCACCCGGCGCCTTCCCGCGAGCCGCTGCCTGCGCAACAGCCACGCCCCGTCCGCGGGAGAGTGCAACCTGGTCACCCACATCACGGAGACGACGCCCGCCGGCCTCGCGCGCGAGCTCGCCGAGGCGGGAACATGGCTCGGAGACCGCGACTCCCGCATCCAGGTGGGACCGGCGAGCGCGGCGGCGGAACCGGCACTGCTGCTGGCGGGATGGCGGTACCGCAGCACCGAGCTGGCACTGGTGCTCACCGGCCCCGCACCCCCACTGCCGCCCGCTTCGGTGACGCTCACCGCCGCTGCCACGCGCGACGACTGGGAGCAGCTGGGACGGCTGTTGCGCATGGACCACGAGGAGGAGGCCGCGACGGAGGGACGCGTGCCGGTCCCGCCCGCCCACACGCGCCAGAAACTGGCGTCCCTCCGGGCGAAGGCACCCGCGGCTCGGTACTGGATCGCCCGCAGCGCCGGGACCCCGTGCGGTTTCGTGGCCTCCTGGCCGGGGCACGGCGACATGGGCATGGTGGAGGATCTCTTCGTCCACCCCGACCACCGCAGGCGGGGGATCGCGACCCGGATGCTGGGCCACGCCGTGGCTGACGCCCGGAACCGCGCCGGAACGCCCCCGGAGGGCCCCTTCCCCGTCCTGATCCGCGCGGCCGCGGACGACGAGCCCAAACACCTCTACCACCGGCTCGGGTTCGAACCCGCGGCGGTACTGCGCTCCTACCAGGGACCGACGGGTGACGGCCCCGCCACGGCAGAGTGA